From Gouania willdenowi chromosome 18, fGouWil2.1, whole genome shotgun sequence, one genomic window encodes:
- the cct7 gene encoding T-complex protein 1 subunit eta translates to MMHTPVILLKEGTDTSQGIPQLISNINACQVISEAVRTTLGPRGMDKLMVDSRGKATISNDGATILKLLDVVHPAAKTLVDIARSQDAEVGDGTTSVTLLAAEFLKQLKSYVEDGLHPQTIIRAFRTATNLAVSKTKEIAVSVKKDDKQEQRKLLEKCAATALNSKLIAGQKDFFAKMVVDAVMSLDELLPLKMIGIKKVQGGALEDSQLISGVAFKKTFSYAGFEMQPKRYENLKIALLNVELELKAEKDNAEVRVKSVEDYQAIVDAEWNILYDKLEKIYQSGAKVVLSKLPIGDVATQYFADRDLFCAGRVQEEDLKRTMMACGGSIQTSVGAMTEDTLGQCELFEEVQIGGERYNLFKGCPKAKTCTIILRGGAEQFTEETERSLHDAIMIVRRAIKNDSIVAGGGAIEMELSKYLRDYSRTIPGKQQLLIGAYAKALEIIPRQLCDNAGFDATNILNKLRAKHAQGGTWYGVDINNEDITDNFVACVWEPSIVRINALTAASEAACLILSVDETIKNPRGSVDGPPGGGRGRGRAHAH, encoded by the exons ATGATG CACACACCAGTTATCCTGCTGAAGGAGGGGACAGACACGTCTCAGGGCATCCCTCAGCTCATCAGCAACATCAATGCGTGCCAG GTGATTTCTGAGGCGGTCCGGACCACTCTGGGTCCCAGAGGAATGGACAAGCTGATGGTCGATAGCAGAG GAAAGGCCACGATCTCCAACGATGGAGCCACCATCCTGAAGCTCCTGGACGTGGTTCACCCAGCGGCCAAGACTCTGGTGGACATCGCACGCTCCCAGGATGCAGAG GTGGGAGACGGCACCACCTCGGTGACCCTCCTGGCCGCTGAGTTCCTGAAGCAGCTGAAGTCGTACGTGGAGGACGGCCTCCACCCTCAGACCATCATCAGAGCTTTCCGCACCGCTACCAACCTGGCAGTCAGCAAGACCAAGGAGATCGCAGTCTCTGTGAAGAAAGATGATAAGCA AGAGCAGAGGAAGCTGCTGGAGAAGTGTGCAGCCACAGCTCTGAACTCCAAGCTCATCGCTGGTCAGAAGGACTTCTTTGCTAAGATGGTGGTGGACGCCGTAATGTCTCTGGATGAGCTGCTGCCTCTGAAGATGATCGGCATCAAGAAGGTTCAGGGAGGAGCCCTCGAG GACTCCCAGCTGATTTCTGGAGTCGCGTTTAAAAAGACCTTCTCATACGCCGGCTTTGAGATGCAGCCTAAACGCTACGAGAACCTGAAGATTGCCCTTCTTAACGTGGAGCTGGAGTTGAAGGCTGAGAAGGACAACGCAGAGGTCCGCGTCAAGTCTGTGGAG GACTACCAGGCCATTGTGGACGCGGAGTGGAACATCCTCTACGACAAACTGGAGAAGATCTACCAGTCTGGAGCCAAAGTGGTTCTGTCTAAGTTACCCATCGGGGATGTGGCCACGCAGTACTTTGCAGACAGAGACCTGTTCTGTGCTGGGAGAGTCCAGGAGGAGGACCTGAAGAGAACCATGATG GCCTGCGGGGGCTCCATCCAGACCTCAGTGGGAGCCATGACGGAGGACACGTTGGGACAGTGTGAACTGTTTGAGGAGGTCCAGATTGGAGGAGAAAG GTACAACTTGTTCAAAGGCTGCCCAAAGGCCAAGACTTGCACCATCATCCTGAGAGGTGGAGCCGAACAGTTCACAGAAGAGACGGAGCGCTCGCTGCACGACGCCATCATGATTGTCCGCAGAGCCATAAAG AACGACTCCATCGTAGCAGGGGGAGGAGCCATTGAGATGGAGCTGTCCAAGTATCTCCGGGACTATTCCAGAACCATCCCAGGAAAACAGCAGCTGCTGATCGGCGCCTACGCCAAGGCCCTGGAGATCATCCCCCGCCAGCTGTGCGACAACGCCGGCTTTGACGCCACCAACATCCTGAACAAGCTGCGGGCCAAACACGCGCAG GGCGGCACGTGGTACGGCGTGGACATCAACAACGAGGACATCACAGACAACTTTGTTGCCTGCGTGTGGGAGCCCTCCATCGTACGGATCAACGCTCTGACGGCAGCGTCGGAGGCAGCCTGTCTCATTCTGtctgtggacgagaccatcaagAACCCCCGCGGCTCCGTGGACGGACCACCAGGAGGTGGCAGAGGGCGAGGGCGAGCTCACGCTCACTAA